From Cannabis sativa cultivar Pink pepper isolate KNU-18-1 chromosome 8, ASM2916894v1, whole genome shotgun sequence, a single genomic window includes:
- the LOC115700874 gene encoding tryptophan decarboxylase TDC2 yields MGSLSDHDSSSNDFKPILDVEEFRKQAHQMVDFIADYYTKIESYPVLSQVQPGYIRTRLPRTAPSRSESLEAIYKDINSIIIPGMTHWLSPNFFAFFPATFSTAAFIGEMLCTGFNAVGFNWLASPAVTELEMVVMDWLANMLCLPNSFFFSENGNGGGVIQNTTSESILVTLIAARDQTLDRIGGADHMRKLVVYSSDQTHSMFSKASKLAGISPSNIRTIQTNLDGGFSLCPEKLRRVVEDDVAKGLVPLYLCATVGTTSTTAVDPLELLADVARDYSMWFHVDAAYGGSACICPEFRHYLNGIERVDSLSMSPHKWLLTYLDCCCLWVKRSDVLVKALSTNPEYLRNKLSESDSVVDFKDWQVGTGRRFKSIRLWLVLRCYGVENLQNHIRSDIRMAKQFEWFVRSDPRFEIVVPRRFALVCFRLNPNPLDEPGHAEVLNRKLLDWVNSTGKLYMTHTIVGGVYMLRFALGATLTEECHVIAAWKLIKEGADELSKSKN; encoded by the coding sequence ATGGGTAGCCTAAGTGATCACGACTCTTCTTCAAACGATTTCAAACCAATATTAGACGTAGAAGAATTTCGCAAACAAGCCCACCAAATGGTCGACTTCATAGCCGATTACTACACCAAAATTGAATCCTACCCAGTACTCAGTCAAGTACAACCCGGTTATATTCGGACCCGGTTGCCCCGTACGGCCCCATCACGATCCGAATCTCTCGAAGCCATTTATAAAGACATTAACAGCATCATAATCCCCGGTATGACCCATTGGCTCAGCCCAAATTTCTTCGCCTTTTTTCCAGCCACGTTCAGTACCGCCGCCTTCATTGGCGAAATGCTCTGCACTGGTTTTAACGCCGTCGGATTCAACTGGTTGGCATCTCCAGCCGTGACGGAGCTCGAAATGGTCGTCATGGACTGGCTCGCCAACATGCTCTGTCTTCCCaattctttcttcttttctGAAAACGGAAATGGTGGCGGCGTTATACAGAATACAACGAGCGAATCGATCCTCGTGACCCTCATTGCGGCACGTGACCAAACGCTCGACAGAATCGGCGGCGCCGACCACATGCGAAAGCTCGTCGTCTACAGCTCCGACCAGACCCATTCGATGTTCAGTAAAGCCTCCAAGCTTGCGGGAATTTCCCCTTCCAACATAAGAACAATCCAAACGAATCTTGACGGAGGTTTCTCCCTGTGCCCGGAAAAGCTCCGGCGGGTCGTGGAGGATGACGTGGCAAAAGGGTTGGTCCCTCTGTATCTGTGCGCTACGGTAGGAACGACTTCTACAACTGCAGTTGATCCACTGGAGCTTTTAGCTGACGTGGCGAGAGATTATTCGATGTGGTTCCACGTGGACGCTGCTTACGGTGGCAGTGCATGCATTTGTCCCGAGTTCAGACACTATTTGAACGGAATAGAGCGAGTTGACTCACTGAGTATGAGCCCGCATAAGTGGCTACTCACTTATTTAGACTGTTGTTGCTTATGGGTTAAGAGGTCTGATGTGTTGGTGAAAGCTTTGAGTACAAATCCCGAGTACTTGAGAAACAAACTCAGTGAGTCCGACTCGGTGGTGGATTTTAAAGACTGGCAAGTGGGTACGGGTCGGAGGTTCAAGTCGATCCGGTTATGGCTCGTTCTGCGCTGCTACGGCGTAGAAAATCTTCAGAACCATATCAGGTCCGATATTAGGATGGCGAAACAGTTCGAGTGGTTCGTAAGGTCCGACCCGAGATTCGAAATCGTTGTGCCCAGGCGTTTTGCGTTGGTGTGCTTTCGGTTGAATCCGAACCCGCTAGATGAGCCGGGTCATGCCGAGGTGTTGAACCGTAAGCTGCTTGATTGGGTCAACTCGACGGGAAAGCTATATATGACGCACACAATAGTGGGTGGGGTATACATGTTGAGGTTTGCTTTGGGGGCCACACTTACTGAGGAGTGCCACGTCATTGCCGCGTGGAAGTTGATCAAGGAGGGGGCTGATGAACTGTCTAAATCTAAAAAttga